The sequence below is a genomic window from Humulus lupulus chromosome 3, drHumLupu1.1, whole genome shotgun sequence.
GAATGTCCGACTAGGAGGTCAAGATGCTGGAACATCATTAATATCATCGGTTATTCAAGCTCATCTTGACACACTAGTGGCTGTGGTGCAAGGCTTGACAAATCGACCTACTTGGTTGGATGATGTCAACCCTAGGAGTGTCAGCCCTTTCGATATACTCGAACACTATTCAACTTGTTGGTAAaattgggcagtgttcaactggtcggtaaaatcgaacAGTGTTCAAATAGTCGGCATATACTCAAATAGTGCTCAACTGGTTGGTAAAATTGGGTAGTGTTAAACTGGCTGGTAAAATTGAGCAGTTttcaactggtcagtaaaatCGGGTAGAGTTCAACTAGTCGATAAAATCGAGCAGTTTTCAACTGGTCGGCATATGCTTGAACAATGTTCAACTAGTTCGTATACTCAAAAAGTGTTCAACTACTCAACATACTTGAATAGTGTTCAAGTGGTAAGTAGATTTGATCAGTGTTCAACTGGTCTGTAAAAttaggcagtgttcaactgctcagaaattttctatatattcacatgtgtttcacgagtaattaacctttgatcacttgggggcacatagggtttattggtatataaattatctcgctacttcaattccaaggtgaaagatcgaaagttccaggtcgacAATTTGGTCCTGAGAAAGGTGTTCGTCAAAAGCCAAGAaactggagtgctaggaccaaattgacactacaagaaaaaacagtattcataacacttaaaaagtgctatctgggactattgatagcacttctgaaaatgctaacgtagcccatgttattaaaagtccagtcttttctataacatttttttaatgttatgttcggtgttatcttaaactattcaataacacatttttagatgctataatattcaaataataacatttagatagagttttttattataaatttgaaatttaatcttgtatttttttcataacacttttcaactgttacatttgattattttaataacatttttagtttgttatattatataaaccataacgattttttacgcttataatatgcttttaaatcataacatatagtaataaaattttaaattttattttgataagtatacttatatggtttttttttaattaaaagattttcattattgtattttgataaaaaaaaattcaaaattaatcataaaatgtaattctcaatagattgataaaccataagtattacattaaacaataactaattcaaaccataaatgtgtctacttcatgaaatcttagttctaacttaagtttgaaaacataacataataaagttttataatcttgaacaatttttacttcaaaaatgaaaaatagaaacaaaactttatagtaattttcctaaacaagaAAAGTTTTTGGTCATTGAAGATGAGAGAAATACAACATCCATAAAGTTGACCATTAcaaaaacaacaataacaacaacatgATACCAGCCTGCCATCATTTAATTTGGAAAGGCTGAATATACATGCCATTCTCAACATAGAACAAACACTTGTGCAACATTTTCTCAGTAAATTCCGGGGATGACCCTGTACCGAACCTTCTCGCAGTAAGATTTCCAGTATTTTCCATACCTACAATAACAATCACATGTAAAGATTTTATGCCTTTATCTGTATGAAAACGCGCAAACCATTATTCATTTCGtctacttatttatttttctctACACTGGCATCGGTTTGTAAATTGTCTACACCTGTTGGACCAGAAACCACTAACATGATCAGAGTTTGTCTCTcccatacaagcaaataaactaGTAGCACTCGTAAGGTAAGTTACGTGGTTAAAAAGAGCTGGAACAGTCCAGAAAAATGCAGCTAATATTTCTGGGACATAGTGGTTATGAATGAAAGCTAATATTGCACAAGTGGCAGTTATATTTACATGGATCAGCTAAAATTACTTACTTGGATCAGCTAATATTTCTTCTTGGTTATGAACCCCCCGCATTCATaaccaagaagaaaaaaaaatccagtTAGTTCAGATTTACATGGCAGAGCCTGAAAACGTACCATCCCGAAGTTAAAAGAATGCTGCTTTTTGTTTCCCCAGTTGTGGTAGTGTAAGTGGCAGTTATCTGTGAAACAGAAAGGGAAGAATTATGCAGGATTTAGCAGCAGATATACAGAAAATTGTATGTATAATGAGAACCAAATAACGAGTTTCAGAGAACCATATACCTTTGATGGAGCTTTACCCCAAACCAAAGCTTTGCCATTTGTTCTGCGAAACTCTTGCCTTTGTCTATCACAGTCGTAGTTGATGTATATGCAAAGAATGCCTGCTACTAGGATGTAGAGTGCCAACTGTGACAAAGCAAAGTAGACAACTAAAATTAAGAATTAATTTAACAGGGACAATGGGGAAATAGGACAGAAAAGAAAGTATGGTTGGTTGCAAAAAAAATCAAGTCTACGCTCATCTCATGGGCTTGGCAGCTTACAAACAAAGTTACAAGCATTCAACTTTTGCATTTGGCTGGTAGAATAGATTTGCAGCTTCTAACTCAAATCTAGAATCAAATTGCCAATATACAGCTTTTACAAGCTAATAATAATATTACTGGTGCATACCAAGGGGAGTTAGCTCAAATGGGAAGACATGTGGTTTGCTTCCATAAGGTCTAAAGTTTGAATCCCACCAAGGTATCTACATAGCCATTGCTATAGTTTCCTACTCTCTAGTAATGCAGAAAAGTGTTCACATTTTGAAAAGGTTGAAAAACATTTTGGAACTGTTCCTGAACGAAAGCAGTAATATTACATTTTATTGACCAAATAAACTTAGAATAGAAAACTTTATACCTGAGTTCCAAGGTGTACGGGATGATTGACCAGGTACATGCCAGGAGAAGTATATATAGAAGGCACCCATACAAGGCATCCCCAGCAAATATAAAAACCAGCTGTCAAAATGATAGGTACAATGATCCAAATGAGAGAAAGTATGAACAAACCAAAAGAACGGGAAAGAAGCAATAGATAAATTCAGCACTACAagaacatttgtttaataattattTGGTCTCTTCTAATCACAGTGAAAAATTAGGTAGTAGAAACAATTTATCTGCACATGTTAAAGATGTGCTACTTGACCTgattgcataaaaaaaaaatcaacagaaATTACACAAGAACAAGTTAAAGATTGTAACAGTTACATTAATCTTTAACCATGGAAAATAATCTTCTCGAAGGTGTCATTCCGACTTCTTTGGGGAAGCTAAGGCTCTTGCAAATGCTACTGTTGAATGGGAATGCATTATCAGGAGAAATCCCCTCATCCTTATGAAACCTCACACAACTCTCAGTGCTTAATTTATCAGAAAACAATTTTAATGGAAGCATAACTCCAAATATTGTTGACTGCCAAAGGCTGCAGAAACTTGACCTTTCaaaaaataattgaatatatatgaCTATATAATCCTATAAGTTTCTTTTTATGGGATCTCAATACTACATTGTATATATGTAAAGCCATTAATATTTCTCAAATTTGTAAATGATGGTAAACTCTTAACAGATGGACAAGACTTCTGTTCTGGGAGATgccatcaattatgtaaaacatCTGAAAGAACGAGTAAAGACACTAGAGGAACAACAAGAAATGAAAACCGAAAACCATAAACCAGTCATTTTGATGAAGAAATCTCTGCTATGTACTGTCGAAGATTCTTTGTCTGATAATGACATGGTTATGCAGCCACTGCCTGAAATTGAGGCCAGAGTTTCCAACAAGGATGTTTTGAtaagaatctattttaaaaataataagaaaaaagtaATCATTCCTTTTAAATCGAAGTCAATAATATTAAGTGAACTGATCTAAAAGCATGTTGCTACATGcattttaatttctcattaagaccTGGCTAAAAGCaatcaatacaaaatattatataacCACTATGTCAAAAAGCAATCAATTGAATATTTATATTAGATGAAATTAACGCATAAATGATCAACTCTTAATATACCTTAATGTAGCAACAAGGAAGGGGTGGCCCTACACGGCCCACTGCTGTGTCATCTGCCTCAGAAAAAGCAGCTCCAGCAAAAGTTTCTATCAAGCCATATCCTTGGCCAATAGGAGCCGTATTTAAGCATAATCAACCAAAAATAAAAGTATGCAATAATAAGCAATAGATACACATGAAATGAAAAATAACACGACCCATTGCAAGAATTTCACAGTGCATAGTTAGTCTAGCATGGAACTAAATATGGAAGTATTAGCATCTAAATGAATTTGGACGAGTGATTGTGTGCATATAAGTATGACATATAACTTCACATGTGGACACACTAATCTAGTAGAGTTTGCAATCCAATAATTTAACCTTTTAATCGTATTAAATAACAAGGTTAAACCTCAAATTCAATTATTGTAAATCTCAAGAATATGAAATAATTACCCCATGCAGATATTGATGAAGCGTTGAGAATCCGCAGATAAAGGAGCTCCACCACAGAGCATAAATCTAATATCTCCTCCAAGTACAGAGCGTATTTTCTTAAAGATGATTAAATCCCACAGCATTTTTTCCAGTCCCCAAGCCCCAAACCAGCTTCCTTCTACAGATCTGTTAATCAAGCTTTATGGCTGAGATGGGAAGTTAGGAAGACTGAATTATTTGTAGAAAAAATTTTGTGATGCTATAGGCTCTAACCATGAAATGAACTTATAAAGAACTTACAAGACAAAGTCACAAAAAGTAAACTTGGATGCTCTCAAGCAGTCAGTTGGATGCACAATATCAAGCCTCACAATATAATTcaagatatatatatgtatatatacatgtatataagAGGCATTTACAAGAATTTGAACCTCACACAACTCACACAAGCAGTCACTTACAACTTGAGTTAGCCTCAagtggcatatatatatatataaggaataGTTTGCCCTTAGTCCCAGATAGGGGTTAGCCAAGGTAGAAACATCACAGTAAAAACAAAGCAAGTTTTCTCATTTCAGAAAGAATAGGAAATTAAGTGCCAAGGATTACACTGCATATGTAAATTGCTAAAAAAAA
It includes:
- the LOC133821263 gene encoding 7-dehydrocholesterol reductase-like isoform X2, with the protein product MYLVNHPVHLGTQLALYILVAGILCIYINYDCDRQRQEFRRTNGKALVWGKAPSKITATYTTTTGETKSSILLTSGCFHS
- the LOC133821263 gene encoding 7-dehydrocholesterol reductase-like isoform X1, which encodes MYLVNHPVHLGTQLALYILVAGILCIYINYDCDRQRQEFRRTNGKALVWGKAPSKITATYTTTTGETKSSILLTSGWYVFRLCHVNLN